The Pseudomonas aeruginosa genome includes the window ACCTGGCCTGGGCCGCCGGCGACAGCCGCGCGCACGGCTTCCTGATCGGCGGCACCGCCGGTCGCACCACGCTGAACGGCGAAGGCCTGCAGCACGAGGACGGCCACAGCCACCTGCTGGCCTCGACCATCCCGAACTGCCGCACCTACGATCCGACCTACGCCTACGAACTGGCGGTGATCATCCGCGAAGGCTCGCGGCAGATGATCGAAGAGCAGCAGGACATCTTCTACTACATCACCGTGATGAACGAGAACTACGTCCAGCCGGCCATGCCGAAGGGCGCAGAGGAAGGCATCATCAAGGGCATGTACCTCCTCGAGGAGGACAAGAAGGAAGCCGCTCACCACGTGCAACTGCTGGGCTCCGGCACCATCCTGCGCGAAGTCGAGGAAGCGGCCAAGCTGCTGCGCAACGACTTCGGTATCGGCGCCGACGTCTGGAGCGTGCCGAGCTTCAACGAGCTGCGTCGCGACGGCCTTGCCGTCGAGCGCTGGAACCGCCTGCATCCGGGCCAGAAGCCGAAGCAGAGCTACGTCGAGGAGTGCCTGGGCGGCCGTCGCGGCCCGGTGATCGCCTCCACCGACTACATGAAGCTCTACGCCGAGCAGATCCGCCAGTGGGTTCCCTCCAAGGAGTACAAGGTGCTCGGCACCGACGGCTTCGGCCGCAGCGACAGCCGCAAGAAGCTGCGCAACTTCTTCGAAGTGGATCGTCACTGGGTGGTGCTGGCCGCGCTCGAAGCGCTGGCCGATCGCGGCGATATCGAGCCGAAAGTGGTGGCCGAGGCCATCGCCAAGTACGGTATCGATCCGGAGAAGCGCAACCCGCTGGATTGCTAATTCGCTCCATACTCCCCTCGGCAGCGAGGGGTTTCGAGCACGCCGGCGCCGCCAACGGGCGGCGCCGGCTCACAACGAACCAAGGACCAAAAGTCTTTGTTTTGCGCGCCGCACAGCGGTGGTGGCACGTAAAAGGAGAGGAATGTGAGCGAACTCATTCGCGTACCCGACATCGGCAACGGTGAGGGTGAAGTCATCGAGCTGCTGGTCAAGCCCGGCGACAAGGTCGAGGCCGATCAGAGCCTGCTGACCCTGGAATCCGACAAGGCCAGCATGGAAATCCCCAGTCCCAAGGCCGGGGTAGTGAAAAGCATCAAGGCGAAGGTCGGCGACACCTTGAAAGAAGGTGACGAAATCCTCGAGCTGGAAGTGGAAGGCGGCGAACAGCCTGCCGAAGCCAAGGCCGAGGCAGCGCCCGCCCAACCGGAAGCGCCGAAAGCCGAAGCGCCTGCTCCCGCCCCGAGCGAGAGCAAGCCGGCCGCCCCCGCCGCAGCCAGTGTCCAGGACATCAAGGTCCCGGACATCGGCTCGGCCGGCAAGGCCAACATCATCGAAGTGATGGTCAAGGCTGGCGACACGGTCGAGGCCGACCAGTCGCTGATCACCCTGGAATCCGACAAGGCCAGCATGGAGATCCCTTCGCCGGCCTCCGGCGTGGTGGAAAGCGTCTCGATCAAGGTCGGTGACGAAGTCGGCACCGGCGACCTGATCCTCAAGCTGAAGGTGGAAGGCGCCGCTCCGGCAGCCGAAGAGCAGCCGGCAGCCGCTCCGGCCCAGGCCGCGGCGCCCGCCGCCGAGCAGAAGCCCGCCGCGGCGGCCCCTGCGCCAGCCAAGGCCGATACCCCGGCTCCGGTCGGCGCACCCAGCCGCGACGGCGCCAAGGTCCACGCCGGCCCGGCGGTGCGCATGCTGGCGCGCGAGTTCGGCGTCGAGCTGAGCGAAGTGAAAGCCAGCGGTCCCAAGGGCCGCATCCTCAAGGAAGACGTCCAGGTCTTCGTCAAGGAGCAACTGCAGCGCGCCAAGTCCGGCGGTGCCGGCGCCACCGGCGGAGCCGGCATCCCGCCGATCCCGGAAGTCGACTTCAGCAAGTTCGGCGAAGTGGAAGAAGTGGCGATGACCCGCCTGATGCAGGTCGGCGCCGCCAACCTGCATCGCAGCTGGCTGAACGTGCCGCACGTGACCCAGTTCGACCAGTCGGACATCACCGACATGGAAGCCTTCCGCGTTGCCCAGAAGGCCGCGGCGGAGAAGGCCGGGGTCAAGCTGACCGTACTGCCGATCCTGCTCAAGGCCTGCGCCCACCTGCTCAAGGAACTGCCGGACTTCAACAGTTCGCTGGCCCCCAGCGGCAAGGCGCTGATTCGCAAGAAGTACGTACACATCGGCTTCGCCGTGGACACTCCGGACGGCCTGCTGGTCCCGGTGATCCGCGATGTCGACCGGAAGAGCCTCCTGCAACTGGCCGCCGAGGCCGCCGAGCTGGCCGACAAGGCCCGCAACAAGAAGCTCTCGGCCGATGCCATGCAGGGCGCCTGCTTCACCATCTCCAGTCTCGGCCACATCGGCGGCACCGGCTTCACGCCGATCGTCAACGCGCCGGAAGTGGCGATCCTCGGTGTGTCCAAGGCGACCATGCAGCCGGTATGGGACGGCAAGGCCTTCCAGCCGCGCCTGATGCTGCCGCTGTCGCTGTCCTACGACCATCGCGTGATCAACGGTGCCGCCGCGGCGCGCTTCACCAAGCGCCTGGGCGAGCTGCTGGCGGACATCCGCACCCTGCTCCTGTAATACCTGCGCCGCTCCCCACGGAGCGGCCAGCCCCTCTCGCGAGCATGCCACGCTCGTCTCTCGGCCCCACCGGATGGTGGGGCTTTTTTTGCCCGCCTGACGGCTCGGCGAAACTGCGTCCCGTCGTACCGCCAGCGAATGCCACAGGACCCGCAGGCGCGAGTTCGGCGCGCACGATGACAGGCGCTCGACGCCAACCCTCCCGGCGAAGCCAACCCTACGAAAAACAGGGCTTTTCCAGCGGCACCGCAGACCTCCGACCGTCCAGCGGTTTTTTCCCGGATACGCTTAACTTGGGCCCTGCCGGGCCGATACAGAGTTACTTGTCAGACCAATCGGCATAATGCACCCTTTGCCTGCACCCCATCGAAACGGGTCGAGGCCTCCCCCTCGCTCAGTACCTGGAATCAGCCTCGCATGAAAAGTCATCCCGATGCCGCCAGCCGTTCGGCGGCCGAGGTTGTCACGCAGCTACCCGTGCCGTCGCGGCTCGGGCTGCTGCGTTTCGAGCGGCTGAACGAGCCGAGCTGGGCACTGCTGTTCCTCGATCCTGCCTGCGAGCGCCAGTCGGGCTGCCGGCGACTACCCTCTGCGCACTGCTCGATGCGCCTTACGCCAGCCTGATGGAACCCGAGGCCCGCCACCGCCTGCACGAGCAGATCCAGCAGCAACTGGTGAAGCGCCCGCACTACCAGGTGAGCTACAAGCTGCACACACCCAACGGCGTGCTGACCATGCTGGAGTTCGGCGAAGCCTTCCAGCAGCATGGCCGCCAGTTGCTGCACGGCTACCTGATGGTCGAGGAGCGAGCGGAGAGCGCCGAGCGCAGCGAACAGTTGCTCGACCTGGAATCGCAGAACCTGCGCCTGAAGGCGTCCCTGGACCTCTACCAGCGCTCCCAGGACGACCACCTGCAACACCTGCTGCGCTCGCGCACCCAGCAGAACCTGATCGTCCGCCTGGCCCGCCATCGCTACCTGTCCAGCGACCCGCTGCTGGAGGCTGCGCAACTGATCACCCAGGCCGCCTGCGAAGCCTACGGCACCGCGCGAGCCGGCATCTGGCGGCTGCTCGACGACCAGCGCCTGGAAGCGGTGACCGTCTACCGCCGCGACCTCGACCAGTACGAGAAGCCCCAGAGCATCGACGCCAGCCGCTACCCCGCCTACCTCGAGGCGGTACACAGCGGGCGCGCCATCGACGCCCACAACGCCCAGCGCGACCCACGCACCCAGGAACTCTACAAGGACTACCTGAAGCCGCTGGGCGTCAACGCCCTGCTCGACGCCACCATCCGCATCGGCGGCGAGGTGGTCGGCGTGCTGTGCCTGGAACACGCCGGCGAGAACCGCATGTGGCAGAGCGACGAGATCGCCTTCGCCGGGGAACTCGCCGACCAGTACGCGCAGGTCCTGATGAACCACGAGCGACGCAATGTCTCCAGCGCCCTGCACCTGTTCCAGCGCGCGGTGGAACAGAGCGCCAGCGCCTTCCTGCTGATCGACCGCGACGGCGTGGTGGAATACGTCAATCCGAGCTTCACCTCGATCACCCAGTACAGCGCCGACGAAGTGCGTAACCGACGCCTGTCCGAGCTTCCGGCGCTGGAGAACCTCAGCGAGCTGCTGTTCGACGCGCGTTCCGCGCTGACCCAGCAGAACAGCTGGCAGGGCGAGTTCCGCAGCCGCCGCAAGAACCACGAGCCTTACTGGGGCCAGTTGTCGCTGTCGAAGGTCTACGACGATCTCGGCGAGCTGACCCACTACATCGGCATCTACGAAGACATCACGCAGAACAAGCTGGC containing:
- the aceF gene encoding dihydrolipoyllysine-residue acetyltransferase; translated protein: MSELIRVPDIGNGEGEVIELLVKPGDKVEADQSLLTLESDKASMEIPSPKAGVVKSIKAKVGDTLKEGDEILELEVEGGEQPAEAKAEAAPAQPEAPKAEAPAPAPSESKPAAPAAASVQDIKVPDIGSAGKANIIEVMVKAGDTVEADQSLITLESDKASMEIPSPASGVVESVSIKVGDEVGTGDLILKLKVEGAAPAAEEQPAAAPAQAAAPAAEQKPAAAAPAPAKADTPAPVGAPSRDGAKVHAGPAVRMLAREFGVELSEVKASGPKGRILKEDVQVFVKEQLQRAKSGGAGATGGAGIPPIPEVDFSKFGEVEEVAMTRLMQVGAANLHRSWLNVPHVTQFDQSDITDMEAFRVAQKAAAEKAGVKLTVLPILLKACAHLLKELPDFNSSLAPSGKALIRKKYVHIGFAVDTPDGLLVPVIRDVDRKSLLQLAAEAAELADKARNKKLSADAMQGACFTISSLGHIGGTGFTPIVNAPEVAILGVSKATMQPVWDGKAFQPRLMLPLSLSYDHRVINGAAAARFTKRLGELLADIRTLLL